The Rickettsiales bacterium genomic sequence CGGTTAGCTTTACCTGGCGTAAGACAGCAATATAAGCGTTCGTGCCTTCAAATAAGAGTTGTTGCTTCGTGCTTTCTAAAGCGGCTTGCGCTTGCGTGATACCGCTTTGGGCCGCTGCAACCGAACCATCCGTACTAAAGCCAGAGAAAATATTTTGTGTGGCGGTAATTGCTGCGCTTGACCCTGTTAGGTCAAGATCATCCCCGGCAGGAACAAGTTCCGTACGATCTGTGTTCTCATAACCTATAGAGGCATTGGTGTCGAGCCGTGGTAAATAGGTGGAGCGTGCTTCTGTTATCGCGGCTTTCGCGGCGGTCACATTCTGCGCTTCTGCGGCCAAGCGAGGGTGCTTATCAACAAGAGAGGAAAGTTCTTCCGTTAGCTCGGCGGCATTTGCGCTACTAGACAGTAGCGCGCAGGTAAGGGGAATAATGAATGTGATCATTGGCTTCATATTAAAGATAGAATAAGTGCTCATAGTGCTATCAGTAGAGTGGAACCGTTAAGAAAACCCTAAAATGCCACGTGATTTTGTGAGGTGATGTATTTTTGCGATAGCACCCTGTGGCAAAACTACGCTAACTCTATAGATAGGACTTGACTGGGGGGTGTCACATGCCTATGGTGCGGCCTCCTTGAGCAGGCCAAGACCTGTTTGAGCGTATAGAATAACAAAGTTTTGGATAAAAGTATGCCGACGATCAACCAACTGGTGCGCAAAGGTCGTAAAGTTCCCGTAAAACGGAATAAAGTCCCTGCGCTACAAGCGAATCCCCAAAAACGCGGTGTTTGCACACGTGTTTATACAACCACTCCTAAGAAGCCTAACTCGGCTCTACGTAAAGTAGCCCGTGTTCGCTTGACGAATGGTTTTGAAGTAACCAGCTATATTGGTGGCGAAGGCCACAATCTCCAGGAGCACAGCGTGATCATGATCCGTGGTGGTCGTGTGAAAGATTTACCGGGTGTGCGTTATCACACAATCCGTGGTGTCTTGGATACACAAGGCGTAAAAGATCGTAAACAACGTCGTTCGCATTACGGTGCGAAGAAACCTAAATAGGGATACATAACTATGTCTAGACGTCACAGAGCTGTAAAGCGCGAAGTATTACCTGATGCAAAGTATGGTGATCTTGTCCTAACGAAATTCATGAACGGCATTATGCTTGCGGGCAAAAAGTCGACTGCGGAACGTATCGTTTATGGTGCATTTGAGTTGATTGAAGCTGCTAACGAAGATCCGATCAAGACTTTCCATGATGCAATTGAAAACGTTAAGCCGACGGTTGAGGTTCGCTCTCGCCGTGTCGGTGGTGCAACTTACCAGGTGCCTCAGGAAGTTCGCGAAGATCGTCGTGTTGCGCTTGCGATTCGTTGGTTGGTCGCTGATATGCGTTCACGTCGCGATAAAGAAGCAATCAAGAAGCTGCAAATGGCGCTTCTAGATGCTGCGAATAATCGTGGTGGCGCTATTAAGAAGCGTGAAGATACTCATAAAATGGCTGAAGCGAACCGCGCGTTTGCTCACTTCCGCTGGTAGAATAAGAAAAGAATTAGGGAACACTAAGAAAATGGCACGTACAACTCCATTAGACCGCTACCGTAACATTGGTATCATGGCGCATATTGACGCGGGTAAAACCACGACAACTGAGCGTATTCTGTATTATACAGGTGTAAGTCACTCTATTGGTGAGGTGCATGATGGCGCCGCAACCATGGATTGGATGGAGCAAGAGCAGGAGCGTGGTATTACCATTACCTCTGCTGCGACGACATGTTTCTGGCCTGACCGTAGTGGTGTTAAGCACCGTATCAACATTATTGATACTCCGGGTCACGTTGATTTCACGATTGAAGTAGAGCGTTCACTTCGCGTACTTGATGGCGCGGTTGCAGTATTTGATTCGGTTGCAGGTGTT encodes the following:
- the rpsL gene encoding 30S ribosomal protein S12, which encodes MPTINQLVRKGRKVPVKRNKVPALQANPQKRGVCTRVYTTTPKKPNSALRKVARVRLTNGFEVTSYIGGEGHNLQEHSVIMIRGGRVKDLPGVRYHTIRGVLDTQGVKDRKQRRSHYGAKKPK
- the rpsG gene encoding 30S ribosomal protein S7, with amino-acid sequence MSRRHRAVKREVLPDAKYGDLVLTKFMNGIMLAGKKSTAERIVYGAFELIEAANEDPIKTFHDAIENVKPTVEVRSRRVGGATYQVPQEVREDRRVALAIRWLVADMRSRRDKEAIKKLQMALLDAANNRGGAIKKREDTHKMAEANRAFAHFRW